The Candidatus Poribacteria bacterium genome window below encodes:
- a CDS encoding tripartite tricarboxylate transporter permease, whose amino-acid sequence MVLEGIMTGLSTAFTFTNILMVCLGVFAGTFIGMLPGLGPISAIALMIPITYGFEPSSGLILMAGVYYGAVFGGSTSSILLNAPGVAGTVATSFDGYPLAQGGKAGKALATAAYSSFSGGTIGAIFLLLAAPALAVVSLSFQSADYFALMVMGLTAVSAFTGKGQFLKAALMTILGVMLSTVGTDDSTGIPRFTLGQLDLIDGISFLLLAMATFALSEALISALKPGETSNAAQTTVAERFGSLKVSKQEFKEIAPSIGRSSVLGFFIGVLPGAGATIASFLAYGMEQAFAKGKAKLQFGKGSLKGLAAPETANNAASTGSFVPLLTLGIPGSGTTAVMLGALISYGVQPGPRLFAERPDVFWSVIVSMYLGNIVLLILNLPLIPYIARLLAVPKPFLVPFVLFFSLIGVYLVSFNNFDIYLMVGFAACALFFRLLDFPMAPMLLGFVLGGLLEENLRRALLINDGDLSFLWTRPITLVILIITAAVLFLPLYRSLTEKFRERPWLMVK is encoded by the coding sequence ATGGTATTAGAAGGGATAATGACGGGACTCTCGACCGCATTTACCTTCACTAACATTTTGATGGTGTGTCTGGGCGTTTTTGCCGGCACATTTATCGGCATGTTGCCCGGATTGGGCCCAATCTCGGCGATCGCTCTGATGATTCCAATAACCTACGGTTTCGAGCCATCATCAGGGTTGATTCTCATGGCGGGTGTCTATTACGGGGCTGTTTTTGGCGGATCAACTTCTTCGATCCTGCTGAATGCGCCGGGCGTTGCCGGGACCGTCGCTACCTCCTTCGATGGCTATCCCCTCGCACAGGGGGGAAAGGCAGGAAAGGCACTCGCCACCGCCGCATATTCATCATTTTCAGGGGGAACGATTGGTGCCATATTTCTCCTGCTGGCGGCACCGGCGCTTGCTGTTGTCTCACTGAGTTTCCAATCCGCTGATTACTTCGCGTTGATGGTCATGGGACTCACGGCTGTCTCTGCTTTTACGGGAAAGGGTCAATTCCTGAAGGCTGCCCTGATGACGATCTTGGGAGTGATGTTGTCCACTGTTGGCACAGATGATTCGACGGGGATTCCGCGCTTCACGTTGGGACAACTTGACCTGATTGACGGCATCAGTTTCCTGCTGCTCGCTATGGCGACCTTCGCGCTCTCTGAAGCCCTCATTTCAGCGTTAAAGCCGGGAGAAACCTCCAACGCTGCCCAAACCACTGTCGCGGAAAGATTCGGCAGCCTTAAAGTTTCAAAGCAGGAATTCAAGGAAATCGCACCGAGCATTGGCAGATCCTCTGTATTGGGTTTCTTTATCGGTGTGTTGCCCGGTGCCGGTGCGACAATCGCCTCATTTCTGGCTTACGGGATGGAGCAAGCATTCGCAAAGGGGAAAGCAAAACTTCAATTTGGGAAGGGTAGCTTAAAAGGGCTCGCAGCACCAGAGACAGCGAATAATGCGGCTTCGACGGGGTCGTTTGTGCCGCTGCTCACTTTGGGGATTCCCGGATCTGGGACAACCGCTGTGATGTTAGGTGCGCTGATTTCTTACGGGGTGCAACCGGGGCCCCGTCTGTTTGCGGAACGGCCCGATGTGTTCTGGTCAGTGATTGTTTCAATGTACCTAGGGAACATTGTTTTGTTGATTCTGAACCTACCCTTGATCCCTTATATCGCTCGACTGCTCGCTGTGCCGAAACCGTTTCTCGTCCCGTTTGTCCTTTTCTTTTCCCTTATCGGCGTTTACTTGGTTTCCTTCAATAACTTTGATATTTATCTGATGGTGGGATTTGCCGCCTGCGCCCTCTTTTTTCGGCTCCTCGATTTTCCGATGGCGCCGATGCTGCTTGGATTTGTATTAGGCGGACTGCTTGAAGAAAATCTGAGGCGTGCCCTGCTCATCAACGATGGCGATCTCTCTTTTCTGTGGACTCGTCCCATTACGCTGGTCATTCTCATCATCACAGCGGCTGTGCTATTCTTGCCGTTGTACCGATCCTTAACGGAGAAATTCAGAGAGCGTCCCTGGTTGATGGTAAAATGA
- a CDS encoding tripartite tricarboxylate transporter TctB family protein has translation MTKDKVGALVILILSMVYGAMALNIPEAPGIEDSGVTPSSLPIGLSTTGIIAALLILILPTDRRISGEESSFTDAFRGLNWRCAAFLFLLMAGYGLILKPLGFLISTMLFLCGGFWIMGERRIKLILLVSIGVTVGFWFVLTQLLRIYLEPGVLHFLGAN, from the coding sequence ATGACAAAAGATAAAGTAGGAGCACTTGTTATCCTCATTCTTTCAATGGTTTACGGCGCGATGGCGCTTAATATTCCGGAGGCACCGGGAATCGAAGACTCTGGCGTAACCCCTTCTAGCCTGCCGATAGGGTTAAGCACAACAGGAATTATTGCCGCCCTACTGATTTTGATCCTTCCTACCGACCGGCGTATCAGTGGGGAGGAATCCTCTTTCACGGATGCTTTCAGGGGATTGAACTGGCGGTGTGCAGCCTTCCTCTTTCTACTGATGGCTGGTTATGGATTGATCCTCAAACCCCTTGGATTCTTAATCTCAACTATGCTTTTCCTTTGTGGCGGATTTTGGATTATGGGGGAACGTCGAATCAAGCTGATATTGTTGGTTTCGATCGGTGTGACGGTTGGTTTCTGGTTCGTTTTGACACAACTGCTGAGAATTTACCTTGAGCCCGGTGTGTTGCACTTCTTGGGAGCAAATTAG